Proteins from one Malaya genurostris strain Urasoe2022 chromosome 2, Malgen_1.1, whole genome shotgun sequence genomic window:
- the LOC131432443 gene encoding neurofibromin isoform X4: MATQKPGEWANSLLVRFEEQLPYRTVQYGTQARLTIDQTMNCLIQISRYRFSLVISGLTKMLQRMNEIFYILQFQPPACRGHEPDRCSYDSLIVILETLERCLSEQSKDTARFEEAMNVKLLLREICQFIDVQNENNQNAASLKALASKVLYALSQNHFGAVFNRISARLQELSTCSEENPDYSDIELIQHIDLDVNRLTKLLTETIQKFKSLKKSAHFILLNSLEKALWNWIEFHPKEFEDLQRNPNDELSKGCETFFDILDSYAENKKARSVVWPLQIMLLVLSPKVLEEIVNADSGAPCSPRHLKKKHFMEGIKKGLGAHASSKQSTESAAIACVKLCKASTYININDSNNVTFQLVQSIINDLKALLFNPAKPFSRGQGFNFQDIDLMIDCWVSCFRIKPHNNEALKVCLSLNSPPAYHFVIVSSLLKIVTQARLPWWPQIDLVYARSGELRALFTDTLNKATQGYIAHTPLRMITSLTLKSKDAQSRLTRPDEGPAHKALLLLMVRLIHADPMLLLNSLGKAGHEVQSSTLELINGLVSLVHQPTMPDVAQEAMEALLALHSPDKIEVWNPEAPINTFWDVSSQVLFSISQKLIQHQIANYTDVLKWLREILICRNTFLQRHKDYANVGSQIAICRQAHIKLEVVFFMYLWSVDLDAVMVSLSCFGLLCEEAEIRSGSDELTVVCILANYHLYQELSHTSSTLTTQNVESRYNFYEHTQGRAALQKNIMSLLRKIEHCVNGVQPAWEETFRNWEVTSKLLQNYPKGKPEEGQAEVFHRSMGKRRASHQSSEHDLEEQITEWANMTWFLLALGGVCLQKPRMQRVTQSSQMLPIGVSGPSLMQSTTSLSSSSSGRGSMHPIMGTLVSSIGGGSQDVQYCPVTQFIGQLLRLLVCNNEKFGPQIQKHVKELVGQEMSAQLYPILFDQIRAIVEKFFDQQGQVVVTDINTQFIEHTIYIMKSVLDGRQSKDQNDQPSNAEHLGVTSIENLMLAIVRYVRHLDMTVHAIHIKTKLCQLVEVMMKRRDDLAFRQEMKFRNKLVEYLTDWVMGTSHQIAPPSSGDVTIITRDLDQACMEAVAALLRGLPLQPEESDRGDLMDAKSALFLKYFTLFMNLLNDCVDGSEADKDTNNPPLLPPRPRVAAGKLTALRNATIQAMSNLLSANIDSGLMHSIDLGYNPDLQTRAAFMEVLTQILQQGTEFDTLAESVMADRFEQLVQLVTMISDKGELPIAMALASVVTTSQMDELARVLVTLFDAKHLLSPLLWNMFYREVEVSDCMQTLFRGNSLGSKIMAFCFKIYGASYLQGLLEPLIRPLLEDPVTSFEVDPARLETNEDIEVNRKNLIALTQKVFDAIVNSADRFPPQLRSMCHCLYQVLSKRFPNLLQNNIGAVGTVIFLRFINPAIVSPQELGIVGKQVPTQIKRGLMLMSKILQNIANHVEFSKEQHMLCFNDFLRSHFEGGRRFFIQIASDCETVDQTSHSMSFISDANVLALHRLLWSHQERIGDYLSSSRDHKAVGRRPFDKMATLLAYLGPPEHKPVDSHLLFSSYARWSSIDMSSTNFEEIMVKHQMHEKEEFKTLKSMNIFYQAGTSKAGNPVFYYIARRYKIGETNGDLLIYHVILTLKPFCHSPFEVVIDFTHTCSDNRFRTEFLQKWFYVLPEVAYENLHAAYIYNCNSWVREYTKFHDRILAPLKGCRKLIFLDSPAKLNDVIDPEQQKLPGATLSLDEDLKVFNNALKLSHKDTKVAIKVGPTALQITSAEKTKVLAHSVLLNDVYYASEIEEVCLVDDNQFTLSIANESSQLSFIHNDCDNIVQAIIHIRNRWELSQPDSVTVHQKIRPKDVPGTLLNMALLNLGSSDPNLRTAAYNQLCALTATFDLKIEGQLLETQGLCIPSNNTIFIKSVSETLATNEPHLTLEFLEECIQGFQRSTIELKHLCLEYMTPWLANLVRFCKPSDEGKRQKQVALILEKLINLTIEQKEMYPSIQAKIWGSIGQIPELIDMVLDNFIHKSVSSGLGSPQVEIMADTAVALASANVQLVAKKVIGRLCRVMDKTCHSPTQYLEQHMMWDDIAILARYLLMLSFNNCLDVARHLPYLFHTVTFLVCSGSLSMRASTHGLVINIIHSLCTCTKPSFSEETQRVLRLSLDEFSLPKFYLLFGISKVKSAAVTAFRSSCRHPNDRWLGNERVSQAPPADRERLALPSLEVITDALLEIMEACMRDIPDCDWLQTWTSLAKSFAFCYNPALQPRALIVFGCISKSITDQDVKQLLRILVKALESFNDIILLESLVMCLTRLQPLLRPESPIHKALFWVAVSVLQLDESTLYAAGLALLEQNLHTLNSQQLFDKQNIADVMMATREPLEWHFKQLDHAVGLSFKSNFHFALVGHLLKGFRHPTPTTVSRTSRVLTMLLGIIAKPHRRDKFEVTPDSVAYLTALVCLSEEVRSRCHVKHTLPRWPVETGGTVDSGTGGDPLATGGAAGSHSGTAGNQNVRRQKSWDMLDQSAIQFARQSHKVQPHQDPAIRGKSWRSLDLTHNPHLGMISHSTFVSHACTNTNMSSSTPSAYNTSTSTTTTTNNNNNTITNNSNNTTGSGQLGGAYHRSDFRNRRSSSEPVNHQLANPNIAKLLTLKQAHVYSGTSISPTPLSTGFGQTCGSGNAATITTTTTTTTTTNLTTTHTSITTTNSTLTINTAHSSATNSTSPAQSIEEIENDDDANNFIVDCLQDISSIKERGSRSSVSNESNVLLDPEVLPDSSTQALVLTVLATLVKYTTDEAETRVLYQYLAEGSVVFPKVFPVIHSLLDQKVNNVLSVSTDQIVLASVQSIIQNMLASEDASQQPLHFLQSCGFGGLWRFAGPFTKYNMMVESSELFVNCLEAMVETCLPMEENSPMPPSPRPYNLSSSLSSLTLGSPTDKAFSSESLDHDGFSGSVSSLRRASCSKARSTKHRFVDSPTHNI; encoded by the exons ATGGCAACCCAAAAGCCAGGCGAATGGGCCAATTCGCTACTGGTGCGCTTCGAGGAGCAG CTACCGTACCGAACCGTCCAGTATGGAACCCAGGCACGACTTACCATCGATCAGACCATGAACTGTTTGATACAGATTTCCCGTTACCGGTTTTCGTTGGTGATTTCCGGTCTCACGAAAATGCTGCAACGGATGAATGAAATC TTCTACATTTTACAGTTTCAGCCACCGGCCTGCAGAGGACACGAACCGGACCGGTGCAGTTACGATTCGTTGATTGTTATTTTGGAAACGTTGGAACGCTGTCTGTCCGAGCAGTCGAAAGATACGGCCCGCTTCGAGGAGGCAATGAATGTGAAGCTATTGCTACGTGAGATTTGTCAGTTTATAG ACGTACAAAACGAGAACAATCAGAATGCAGCTTCGCTGAAAGCTCTTGCCTCCAAGGTGCTCTACGCGCTGTCGCAGAACCATTTCGGAGCGGTGTTCAATCGTATTTCGGCTCGCCTACAGGAACTGAGTACGTGTTCGGAGGAAAATCCGGATTACAGCGACATAGAACTGATTCAGCATATCGATTTGGATGTGAATCGTTTGACGAAGCTGCTGACGGAGACAATTCAAAAGTttaaatctttgaaaaaatcggcTCATTTCATACTGCTGAACTCCCTGGAAAAGGCACTGTGGAATTGGATTGAGTTTCACCCGAAGGAGTTTGAGGATTTGCAGCGCAACCCGAACGATGAGCTGTCCAAGGGTTGCGAGACATTTTTCGACATTTTGGATTCGTACGCCGAGAACAAGAAAGCTCGTTCGGTCGTGTGGCCACTGCAGATTATGCTGCTGGTGTTGAGTCCCAAGGTGCTGGAGGAGATTGTGAATGCGGATTCGGGGGCCCCGTGTTCGCCGCGGCATCTGAAGAAGAAACATTTTATGGAAGGAATCAAAAAGGGCCTGGGAGCTCACGCATCCTCGAAACAGTCGACGGAATCGGCCGCCATTGCGTGTGTTAAGCTGTGCAAAGCTTCCACCTACATCAACATCAACGATTCGAACAATGTTACGTTCCAGTTGGTGCAGAGTATTATCAACGATTTGAAGGCACTGCTGTTTAACCCAGCCAAACCGTTTTCCCGTGGGCAAGGGTTCAACTTTCAGGATATTGATCTGATGATCGATTGCTGGGTGTCCTGTTTTCGAATTAAACCACACAACAACGAAGCCCTGAAGGTTTGTCTGAGCTTAAATTCGCCGCCGGCTTATCACTTCGTGATCGTTAGTTCACTGTTGAAAATCGTAACCCAAGCTAGACTGCCGTGGTGGCCACAGATTGATTTGGTTTATGCCCGTTCCGGTGAGCTGAGGGCATTGTTTACCGACACGTTGAACAAGGCAACGCAGGGTTACATCGCTCATACGCCGCTAAGGATGATCACTTCGTTGACGCTCAAATCCAAGGACGCCCAAAGTCGCTTGACTCGACCGGATGAAGGTCCGGCCCATAAAGCTTTGCTTCTGTTGATGGTTCGGCTGATTCACGCCGATCCGATGTTGCTGTTGAATAGTTTGGGCAAAGCCGGCCACGAAGTACAGAGTTCAACGCTGGAATTGATCAACGGTCTTGTGTCGTTGGTTCATCAACCGACGATGCCCGATGTGGCACAGGAAGCTATGGAGGCCCTACTAGCATTGCATTCTCCGGATAAAATCGAAGTCTGGAATCCGGAAGCTCCCATCAACACCTTCTGGGACGTTAGCTCGCAGGTGCTGTTTTCGATCTCGCAGAAACTGATCCAACATCAAATCGCCAACTACACCGACGTGTTGAAGTGGTTACGTGAAATTCTGATCTGTCGAAATACGTTCCTTCAGCGGCACAAGGATTATGCCAACGTGGGCAGTCAGATTGCCATTTGCCGGCAAGCGCACATCAAACTGGAGGTGGTGTTTTTCATGTACCTCTGGTCGGTGGATTTGGATGCCGTCATGGTTTCGCTGTCTTGCTTCGGACTACTCTGCGAGGAAGCCGAAATACGGTCCGGTTCGGATGAACTGACCGTGGTTTGCATCCTGGCGAATTACCATCTGTACCAGGAACTTTCGCATACGTCGAGCACGTTGACAACGCAGAACGTGGAGTCCCGGTACAATTTCTACGAACACACGCAGGGCAGGGCGGCTCTACAGAAAAACATTATGTCGTTACTGAGAAAAATCGAACACTGCGTCAATGGCGTACAGCCGGCTTGGGAGGAAACGTTCCGCAACTGGGAGGTAACTTCGAAGCTGTTGCAAAACTATCCCAAGGGAAAACCGGAGGAAGGCCAGGCGGAAGTGTTTCATCGTAGCATGGGCAAACGACGGGCCAGTCATCAAAGTTCGGAGCACGATTTGGAGGAACAGATTACCGAGTGGGCCAATATGACGTGGTTTTTACTGGCCCTCGGAGGTGTTTGTCTGCAGAAACCTCGTATGCAGCGTGTCACGCAGAGTAGCCAAATGTTACCGATTGGGGTCAGCGGTCCATCGTTGATGCAGTCGACCACTTCGCTGTCCAGTTCCAGTTCGGGCCGTGGTTCGATGCATCCGATTATGGGCACCCTGGTGTCGTCGATTGGAGGTGGCAGTCAGGACGTGCAGTACTGTCCGGTGACGCAGTTTATCGGCCAGTTGCTTCGGTTGTTGGTGTGCAATAACGAGAAGTTTGGTCCGCAGATTCAGAAACACGTGAAAGAGCTGGTCGGGCAGGAAATGTCCGCCCAACTGTACCCAATTCTGTTCGATCAGATTCGGGCGATCGTGGAGAAGTTCTTCGACCAGCAGGGACAGGTCGTGGTGACGGACATCAACACGCAGTTCATCGAACATACGATTTACATCATGAAGTCGGTGTTGGACGGCCGGCAGAGTAAGGATCAGAACGATCAACCATCGAATGCGGAACATTTGGGTGTGACAAGCATTGAGAACCTGATGTTGGCGATTGTGCGATATGTCCGTCATCTGGACATGACCGTGCACGCGATCCACATCAAAACCAAACTGTGTCAGTTGGTTGAGGTTATGATGAAGCGTCGGGATGACTTGGCGTTCCGACAGGAGATGAAATTCCGAAACAAGCTGGTCGAATACTTGACGGATTGGGTGATGGGAACGTCGCATCAAATAGCACCTCCGAGCTCGGGAGATGTGACCATCATAACCCGTGACCTCGATCAAGCCTGTATGGAAGCGGTGGCGGCTCTTCTGCGTGGTCTACCACTGCAACCGGAGGAATCCGATCGGGGTGATCTGATGGATGCCAAAAGTGCACTGTTTCTGAAGTACTTTACACTGTTTATGAATCTACTGAACGATTGCGTGGACGGTTCGGAAGCCGATAAAGATACAAACAATCCACCGTTGCTTCCACCGCGACCGCGGGTAGCTGCCGGGAAGTTGACGGCCCTTCGGAATGCTACCATTCAAGCAATGTCCAATTTGCTGAGTGCCAACATCGACTCCGGGCTGATGCATTCGATTGATCTGGGTTATAATCCCGATCTTCAGACAAGGGCTGCCTTTATGGAAGTGTTGACTCAAATTCTTCAACAGGGTACCGAATTTGACACTCTGGCCGAATCGGTTATGGCCGATCGGTTCGAGCAGTTGGTTCAGTTGGTGACCATGATCAGTGACAAGGGGGAACTACCGATCGCTATGGCACTGGCATCGGTCGTAACAACATCCCAGATGGATGAACTTGCCCGGGTTCTGGTGACCCTGTTCGATGCCAAACACTTGCTGTCTCCCCTCCTATGGAACATGTTCTACCGAGAGGTTGAAGTTTCCGACTGTATGCAAACTTTGTTCCGTGGAAATTCACTCGGCAGTAAAATCATGGCGTTCTGTTTCAAGATCTACGGAGCCAGCTACCTGCAGGGCTTGCTGGAACCTCTGATCCGTCCCCTGCTGGAGGATCCCGTTACCAGTTTCGAGGTAGATCCGGCTCGTTTGGAAACCAACGAAGACATCGAAGTGAACCGGAAGAATCTGATCGCCCTAACGCAGAAGGTTTTCGATGCCATCGTCAACTCGGCCGATCGTTTTCCGCCGCAACTTCGTTCGATGTGCCACTGTTTGTATCAGGTTCTGAGCAAACGTTTCCCCAACCTGCTGCAGAACAACATCGGTGCCGTCGGGACGGTGATCTTTCTTCGGTTCATCAATCCAGCGATCGTTTCTCCACAGGAACTGGGCATCGTTGGAAAGCAGGTTCCCACTCAGATCAAACGAGGCCTGATGTTGATGTCCAAAATTCTGCAAAACATCGCCAACCACGTGGAATTCTCCAAAGAACAGCACATGCTTTGTTTCAACGATTTTCTACGATCGCACTTCGAGGGAGGTCGCCGGTTCTTCATTCAGATCGCATCGGACTGTGAAACGGTTGATCAAACGTCCCATAGCATGAGCTTCATCTCGGATGCGAACGTTCTGGCACTGCACCGACTGCTGTGGTCCCACCAGGAACGGATTGGAGATTACCTGTCGAGTAGCCGTGATCATAAGGCAGTGGGGAGACGACCGTTCGATAAGATGGCAACACTGTTGGCCTATCTGGGACCTCCGGAGCACAAACCGGTCGACTCGCATCTGCTGTTTTCTAGCTACGCTCGCTGGAGTTCGATCGATATGTCGTCCACCAACTTCGAGGAGATCATGGTGAAACATCAAATGCACGAAAAGGAAGAGTTCAAAACTCTCAAGTCGATGAACATTTTCTATCAGGCGGGAACTAGCAAAGCCGGTAATCCCGTATTCTACTACATCGCACGACGGTATAAAATCGGCGAAACCAACGGTGATCTGCTGATCTATCACGTCATTCTTACGCTGAAACCGTTCTGCCATTCCCCGTTCGAAGTGGTGATCGATTTTACGCACACCTGCTCGGACAACCGCTTCCGTACGGAGTTCCTGCAGAAGTGGTTCTACGTTCTGCCGGAGGTGGCCTACGAAAACCTACACGCAGCCTACATCTACAACTGCAACTCGTGGGTACGGGAGTACACTAAATTTCACGATCGCATACTTGCTCCCCTCAAAGGTTGCCGGAAGTTGATCTTCCTAGACTCTCCAGCCAAGCTAAACGACGTGATCGATCCGGAACAGCAGAAACTGCCCGGTGCAACGCTTTCCCTCGACGAAGATTTGAAGGTGTTTAACAATGCCCTCAAACTGAGCCACAAAGATACCAAGGTAGCGATCAAGGTTGGTCCAACGGCACTGCAAATTACGTCGGCCGAGAAAACCAAAGTTCTGGCCCACTCGGTTCTGCTGAACGATGTTTACTACGCGTCGGAAATCGAAGAGGTTTGTTTGGTGGATGACAATCAGTTTACGTTGTCGATCGCCAACGAAAGCTCTCAGCTCAGTTTCATCCACAACGACTGTGACAACATAGTTCAAGCCATAATCCACATCCGTAACCGGTGGGAACTGAGCCAACCGGATTCCGTCACTGTTCATCAGAAGATCAGACCCAAGGATGTCCCGGGAACGCTGCTAAACATGGCCCTGCTTAATTTAGGATCATCCGATCCGAACCTACGAACTGCGGCTTACAATCAACTGTGCGCACTGACGGCAACGTTCGATCTGAAGATCGAAGGACAACTGCTGGAAACTCAAGGCCTGTGTATTCCCTCTAACAACACCATTTTCATCAAATCGGTCAGTGAAACGTTGGCTACGAACGAACCGCACTTGACGCTGGAATTCCTCGAAGAGTGTATCCAAGGTTTCCAGCGAAGTACGATCGAACTGAAGCATTTATGTCTGGAGTACATGACACCTTGGTTGGCCAATCTGGTGCGGTTCTGTAAGCCGTCGGATGAAGGTAAACGACAGAAGCAGGTAGCGTTGATCCTGGAAAAATTGATCAATCTCACGATCGAACAGAAGGAAATGTATCCTTCGATTCAGGCCAAGATTTGGGGCTCGATCGGACAGATCCCGGAACTGATCGACATGGTCCTGGACAATTTCATCCACAAATCGGTCAGTTCGGGGCTGGGATCGCCACAGGTGGAAATCATGGCCGATACGGCAGTCGCACTGGCATCCGCCAACGTGCAACTGGTGGCGAAGAAAGTCATCGGTAGGCTGTGTCGAGTCATGGACAAGACATGCCATTCACCGACGCAGTACCTGGAGCAGCACATGATGTGGGATGACATTGCGATTCTTGCCCGCTACCTGCTGATGTTGTCGTTCAACAATTGCTTGGATGTCGCACGCCATTTGCCGTACCTGTTTCACACCGTAACTTTCCTAGTTTGCAGTGGATCACTCTCGATGCGAGCATCGACGCACGGTCTAGTGATCAACATTATTCACTCGCTCTGTACCTGCACCAAACCGTCCTTCTCGGAGGAAACCCAACGAGTGCTTCGACTTTCGCTGGATGAATTCTCTCTGCCTAAATTTTACCTTCTGTTCGGTATTAGCAAAGTGAAATCTGCTGCCGTCACGGCATTCCGGTCATCCTGCCGGCACCCGAACGATCGCTGGTTAGGTAATGAACGAGTCTCGCAAGCACCGCCAGCCGATCGGGAACGACTAGCCCTTCCATCGCTGGAAGTCATTACCGATGCCCTGCTGGAAATCATGGAAGCTTGCATGCGTGATATTCCGGACTGTGACTGGCTGCAGACATGGACCTCGCTTGCCAAAAGTTTCGCCTTTTGCTATAACCCAGCCCTACAACCGCGCGCTCTGATCGTGTTCGGTTGCATCTCGAAGAGCATAACCGATCAGGATGTCAAACAGCTGCTTCGAATTCTAGTCAAAGCCTTGGAATCATTCAACGATATTATTCTGCTGGAATCTCTAGTCATGTGTCTTACCCGTCTGCAACCGCTGCTACGTCCCGAATCTCCCATCCACAAGGCTCTGTTCTGGGTGGCCGTCAGTGTACTCCAGCTGGACGAGTCGACTCTGTACGCTGCCGGATTAGCGCTGCTAGAGCAAAATCTGCACACACTCAACTCACAGCAGCTGTTCGACAAACAGAACATTGCCGACGTTATGATGGCCACACGGGAACCGTTGGAGTGGCACTTCAAGCAGCTCGATCACGCCGTCGGACTATCGTTCAAGTCAAACTTTCACTTTGCGCTGGTGGGCCATCTGCTGAAAGGGTTCCGACATCCGACGCCGACGACGGTTTCTCGTACCTCCCGGGTGCTGACCATGCTGCTGGGAATCATCGCGAAGCCTCATCGGCGCGACAAGTTCGAAGTGACGCCGGATAGTGTGGCCTATTTGACGG CACTGGTTTGCCTATCGGAAGAGGTCCGGTCGCGCTGTCACGTGAAACACACACTACCGCGCTGGCCAGTGGAAACCGGCGGAACCGTGGACTCCGGAACCGGTGGTGATCCGTTGGCAACGGGAGGCGCTGCTGGTTCGCACAGTGGAACAGCTGGCAACCAGAATGTACGCCGGCAGAAATCCTGGGATATGCTGGACCAATCGGCGATCCAGTTCGCTCGACAATCGCACAAAGTTCAACCGCACCAG GACCCGGCTATCAGAGGAAAATCCTGGCGAAGTTTAGATTTAACCCATAATCCGCATCTGGGTATGATAAGTCATTCCACGTTTGTGTCACATGCCTGTACTAATACAAATATGAGTAGTAGTACGCCCTCTGCGTATAACACGAGCACCTCCACCACTACCACtaccaataacaacaacaacacgatTACCAACAACTCAAACAACACCACCGGCAGTGGTCAGCTCGGTGGCGCCTACCATCGGAGCGATTTCCGCAATCGCCGTTCTTCGTCGGAACCGGTCAATCATCAATTGGCCAATCCGAACATTGCCAAACTGTTGACCCTGAAACAGGCTCACGTTTACTCGGGTACCAGCATCTCTCCCACTCCCCTCTCCACTGGGTTCGGTCAAACCTGTGGTAGTGGAAATGCCGCCACTATCACcactaccaccaccaccaccaccactacCAACCTGACCACTACTCATACAAGTATCACCACTACCAACAGTACGCTAACGATCAATACGGCCCACAGTAGCGCTACTAACAGTACTAGTCCGGCACAGTCTATCGAAGAGATTGAAAACGACGATGATGCGAATAACTTCATCGTCGACTGTTTGCAAGACATTTCATCGATCAAA